One window of the Cryptomeria japonica chromosome 7, Sugi_1.0, whole genome shotgun sequence genome contains the following:
- the LOC131856876 gene encoding L-type lectin-domain containing receptor kinase V.9-like: MYVGFSAATGVIFEENYILCWSFNTNGTAAFLNTSDFPSFIPRDIKNSNARLTAGIMTTCVVLLLVVVVASLVRLKRKQYRNLIEEWEMEHWPHRFQYKDLHIATKGFGEKQLLGCGGFSQGYKGVLPTNGLQVAVKRILRETDDGVKDFIAEISSLGRL, translated from the coding sequence ATGTATGTTGGTTTCTCAGCAGCTACGGGAGTCATTTTTGAAGAGAATTACATCCTCTGCTGGAGCTTCAATACAAACGGAACTGCTGCTTTTCTGAACACATCTGATTTTCCATCCTTCATACCCAGAGATATCAAGAACTCAAACGCCAGACTGACTGCGGGTATTATGACAACTTGCGTTGTCCTCCTTCTTGTGGTGGTGGTAGCATCACTTGTTCGGTTGAAGAGAAAGCAATATAGAAATCTTATTGAAGAATGGGAGATGGAGCATTGGCCTCACAGGTTTCAGTATAAGGACCTACATATTGCAACAAAGGGCTTTGGAGAGAAGCAACTTTTGGGATGCGGAGGCTTTAGCCAGGGCTACAAAGGAGTCCTTCCCACAAACGGCCTCCAGGTGGCGGTGAAACGTATTCTGAGAGAAACAGATGATGGGGTTAAGGACTTCATAGCTGAGATCTCCAGTCTTGGTCGCCTTTAA